Proteins from one Gossypium raimondii isolate GPD5lz chromosome 8, ASM2569854v1, whole genome shotgun sequence genomic window:
- the LOC105793003 gene encoding VAMP-like protein YKT61: MKITSLVVLKCNPEGSDPIILANATDVSHFGYFQRSSVKEFIVFVSRTVAKRTPSGQRQSVQHEEYKVHAYNRNGLCALGFMDDHYPVRSAFSLLNQILDEYQKNFGESWRNAQADSTQPWPYLNDALTKFQDPAEADKLLKIQRELDETKIILHKTIDSVLARGERLDSLVEKSSDLSAASQMFYKQAKKTNQCCTIL; the protein is encoded by the exons atGAAGATCACATCGTTAGTAGTACTGAAGTGCAACCCGGAAGGATCCGATCCGATAATACTAGCGAACGCTACCGATGTGAGCCATTTTGGTTACTTCCAAAGGTCAAGCGTCAAGGAGTTCATCGTCTTCGTTTCTCGAACTGTTGCTAAACGTACTCCTTCTGGTCAGCGCCAGTCCGTTCAGCACGAAG AGTACAAGGTACATGCTTACAACAGAAATGGACTTTGTGCCTTGGGATTTATGGATGATCATTATCCAGTTCGAAGTGCTTTTTCGCTTCTCAACCAG ATTCTAGATGAATATCAGAAAAATTTTGGGGAGTCTTGGAGAAATGCACAAGCTGATAGCACTCAACCTTGGCCGTATCTGAATGATGCTTTGACCAAATTTCAG GACCCTGCAGAGGCggataaattattgaaaattcagAGGGAGTTGGATGAAACTAAAATCATCCTT CATAAAACTATTGATAGTGTGCTTGCACGAGGTGAGAGGCTGGACAGTTTAGTTGAGAAGAGTTCAGACCTGAGTGCTGCGTCTCAG ATGTTCTACAAGCAGGCTAAGAAAACCAATCAGTGTTGTACCATACTGTAA
- the LOC105793006 gene encoding ubiquitin carboxyl-terminal hydrolase 23, with the protein MEATMISNSELRIEAEMEERSDLGNGSLDSASISFDISKKKIEFHPARKPFNAFKSFDDGDFRIETLNTGSDTKRVNGVGSDLLSAKGRKADGTDKWETGLDPILGLKISFRKIGAGLENLGNTCFLNSVLQCLTYTEPLVAYLQSGTHQSSCRIAGFCALCAIQKHVNRALQSTGRILAPKDLVSNLRCISRNFRNSRQEDAHEYMVNLLESMHKCCLPLGVSSESPSSYEKSLVHKIFGGRLCSQVKCMQCSYCSNTFDPFLDLSLEIVKADSLHKALKNFTAAELLDGGERQYQCQRCKQKVKAIKQLTVYNAPHVLTIHLKRFRAYDFGQKIDRKVEFGPTLDMKPFVSGSNEGDLKYTLYGVLVHCGWSTHSGHYYCFVRTSSGMWYSLDDNRVVQVSERTVLEQKAYMLFYVRDRRNTAPRKTTGILQRDNLKANVNGRSVLNQNLKEHMQTCSVGKKLSASGTCAAMTPKVIVNGDLSKETIMKEVPSLQNHVMAEGSVLKESFFPPFNVPSKDSSEACSSNLVQGEDLQPSACSVGGNLGSSKTENSTVTTGGKDSDCNERGNTKGGFEIPVTLSPNCGGFQNSGTAKIASKETLQKISCASKIEVSSTVALEDLIGKAVKKVPGKALSMSTTSETSKNAQATMSLDKPICNGSQAGDVSSHSTIDKTLNERGDNSSEKKIFKSPSSIPNGSLEIKAPCKKPTKKHLKRQLRNMHIGIKLKIFRASLHMHSKKKHKKSKKRTLKAHVLLKDNLLDKDCFPSDLGSSTSEKFSTISLGLIHHRRKKAANKNVNINSGSLMNNINGEVKERIYQNGTVLASDQQAEGSSGSVLEANWHNSREIGSFKDGKTGSSPNRHVLTKGLGETAVARWNDMDIVSPAQTIEANDSESKGIGYVPDEWDEEYDRGKRKKIRQNKHKFGGANLFQQIATKKTRFKKAKLDHSKSENRPFRI; encoded by the exons ATGGAAGCGACGATGATTAGTAACTCGGAATTGAGAATCGAAGCTGAAATGGAGGAGCGTTCGGATCTTGGAAACGGGTCATTGGATTCTGCTTCTATCAGTTTTGACATTTCTAAGAAAAAGATCGAGTTTCATCCAGCGAGGAAGCCCTTTAATGCGTTTAAAAGTTTCGACGATGGGGATTTTAGAATCGAGACGCTGAACACTGGGTCGGATACGAAGCGTGTAAACGGGGTGGGATCTGATCTATTGAGTGCTAAAGGAAGGAAGGCTGATGGGACGGATAAGTGGGAGACTGGTTTGGATCCAATTCTCGGTTTGAAGATTAGTTTTCGTAAAATT ggTGCTGGTTTGGAGAACCTTGGAAATACATGTTTTCTTAATTCGGTATTACAATGTCTGACATACACAGAGCCTTTGGTAGCTTATCTACAAAGTGGCACACATCAAAGTTCTT GCCGTATTGCTGGGTTTTGTGCCTTATGCGCTATCCAGAAACATGTTAACCGTGCTCTACAATCAACTGGGAGGATATTGGCACCAAAGGACCTGGTCTCAAACCTACGCT GCATATCTCGCAACTTCCGAAACTCTCGACAGGAGGATGCACATGAATACATGGTAAACCTTCTAGAATCCATGCACAAGTGCTGCTTACCTTTAGGAGTATCAAGTGAATCCCCTAGCTCTTATGAGAAGAGTTTGGTGCACAAGATCTTTGGAGGTCGCCTTTGTAGTCAG GTTAAATGCATGCAGTGTTCTTACTGCTCCAACACATTTGATCCCTTCCTAGATTTAAGTCTTGAAATAGTCAAGGCAGATTCCTTGCATAAGGCACTTAAGAATTTCACTGCTGCGGAGCTTTTAGATGGAGGAGAGCGGCAGTATCAGTGCCAACGCTGCAAGCAGAAAGTTAAGGCAATCAAACAGCTGACAGTTTACAATGCACCTCATGTACTTACCATCCATCTGAAGAGATTTCGTGCATATGATTTTGGGCAAAAGATTGACCGCAAAGTTGAATTTGGTCCGACCTTAGACATGAAGCCTTTTGTCAGTGGTTCCAAT GAAGGAGATTTGAAATACACTCTTTACGGTGTTCTGGTTCATTGTGGATGGAGCACTCATTCTGGTCACTACTACTGTTTTGTTCGCACATCAAGTGGCATGTGGTACTCCCTTGATGACAACAGG GTTGTCCAGGTCAGTGAGAGGACTGTTTTGGAGCAGAAAGCTTACATGTTGTTCTATGTTCGTGACAGAAGAAATACTGCTCCAAGAAAAACTACTGGTATTCTTCAGAGGGATAACTTAAAAGCAAATGTTAATGGAAGGTCtgttttaaatcaaaatcttaaGGAGCATATGCAAACTTGTTCCGTTGGTAAAAAGTTAAGTGCTTCAGGCACTTGTGCTGCTATGACTCCAAAGGTTATTGTTAATGGTGACTTGTCAAAGGAGACAATCATGAAGGAAGTGCCATCTCTGCAAAACCATGTAATGGCAGAAGGTTCAGTGCTTAAGGAGTCTTTTTTCCCCCCTTTCAATGTGCCATCAAAAGACTCATCAGAAGCATGTTCTTCAAATCTGGTTCAAGGTGAAGACTTGCAACCATCAGCTTGTTCTGTAGGTGGGAATCTTGGCAGTTCTAAAACAGAAAATTCAACTGTTACTACTGGTGGCAAAGATAGTGACTGCAATGAGAGGGGAAACACTAAAGGTGGTTTTGAAATCCCAGTGACCTTATCACCCAATTGTGGTGGTTTCCAGAACTCGGGCACTGCAAAGATCGCGAGTAAAGAGACCCTGCAGAAG ATTAGTTGTGCTTCAAAGATTGAGGTTTCAAGCACTGTTGCACTAGAAGATTTGATAGGAAAAGCAGTGAAGAAAGTTCCTGGTAAAGCTCTATCTATGAGTACTACTAGTGAAACATCAAAGAATGCTCAGGCTACTATGTCTCTAGATAAGCCAATTTGTAACGGTAGTCAG GCAGGAGATGTTTCCAGCCACAGTACCATTGATAAGACACTGAATGAGAGGGGAGACAATAGTAgcgaaaagaaaattttcaaatcccCTTCGAGCATTCCAAATGGATCTTTGGAAATTAAAGCACCCTGTAAAAAGCCAACGAAGAAGCATCTGAAGCGTCAGCTTAGAAACATGCATATcggtataaaattaaaaattttcagggCATCTCTTCACATGCACAGCAAGAAGAAACATAAAAAGAGCAAGAAACGCACATTAAAGGCCCATGttcttttaaaagataatttattgGATAAGGATTGTTTTCCCTCTGATCTAGGGTCATCTACATCTGAGAAATTCAGCACAATCAGTTTGGGTTTGATTCATCATAGGAGGAAAAAGGCagcaaataaaaatgttaacaTTAACTCCGGTTCTTTGATGAATAATATAAATGGAGAAGTTAAAGAGAGGATTTATCAGAATGGTACTGTTCTTGCAAGTGATCAGCAAGCAGAAGGGAGTTCTGGCTCAGTCTTAGAAGCAAATTGGCATAATTCAAGAGAAATTGGTTCGTTTAAAGATGGAAAAACAGGCTCATCTCCAAATAGGCATGTGCTTACCAAAGGTCTGGGGGAGACTGCTG TTGCCAGATGGAATGATATGGACATAGTATCTCCTGCTCAGACCATAGAAGCAAATGATTCGGAAAGTAAAGGAATTGGTTATGTTCCAGATGAATG GGATGAAGAATATGACAGGGGTAAGAGGAAGAAGATAAGGCAAAATAAGCACAAGTTCGGCGGTGCAAATCTTTTCCAACAAATCGCCACCAAGAAAACACGGTTTAAGAAGGCTAAGTTAGACCATTCTAAATCAGAAAACCGACCATTCAGGATATGA
- the LOC105793009 gene encoding uncharacterized protein LOC105793009, producing MSVSLTVMTFNLHEDESEDSPNSWEKRRDLCISVITSYSPIILCTQQGVKSQLDYLQQGLPGYDQFGISRKGPQDTSDECCTIFYDKEKVELIEGGTFWLSESPSVPGSTSWGSVVPCIATWATFQLKGVEPPGFSFQVVNTNMDEFSPRARRRSALLTWQHIASLPPSLPVVYCGGFNTQKESTTGRFLLGRSREHGVVGDMRDVWPNARVRKNVSLIRTYHGFKGDKQGALEFLKLIFRALCLCWDRQTQDLHIDWILFRGRSLIPVLCQVVNDNMDGYYPSSHYPMFAEFLLPRTVRLIEPPTKNRSVATVNYPWLDK from the exons ATGAGTGTTTCTTTGACTGTAATGACTTTCAACCTGCATGAAGATGAATCAGAAGATAGCCCAAATTCGTGGGAGAAAAGGAGGGATTTGTGCATAAGCGTCATCACTAGTTACTCCCCTATTATTCTTTGTACTCAACAAG GCGTTAAATCTCAACTGGATTATCTTCAGCAGGGTTTGCCAG GTTATGATCAGTTTGGAATATCGAGAAAAGGGCCTCAGGATACTTCGGATGAATGTTGTACAATATTCTATGATAAGGAGAAG GTAGAACTGATTGAAGGTGGAACATTTTGGTTGTCCGAGTCACCTTCTGTTCCTGGGAGTACATCGTGGGGTTCTGTAGTTCCGTGTATTGCAACTTGGGCT ACGTTCCAACTTAAGGGAGTTGAACCTCCGGGATTCTCATTCCAAGTAGTAAATACTAACATGGATGAGTTCAGTCCTCGTGCTCGTAGACGAAGTGCTTTACTTACGTGGCAACATATTGCATCCTTACCACCTAGCTTACCTGTTGTGTACTGTGGAGGATTTAACACACAGAAGGAATCAACGACAGGGCGTTTTCTTCTTGGGAGATCAAG AGAGCATGGTGTGGTGGGAGACATGAGGGACGTGTGGCCTAATGCTCGGGTGAGGAAAAATGTGTCCCTCATACGCACTTATCATGGCTTCAAAG GTGACAAACAGGGAGCTCTTGAATTCCTTAAGTTGATATTTCGAGCACTGTGCCTCTGTTGGGACCGACAAACTCAGGATTTACACATAGACTGGATTCTTTTCCGGGGACGATCTCTGATACCGGTTTTATGTCAAGTGGTCAATGATAACATGGATGGTTATTACCCATCTTCACACTATCCTATGTTTGCCGAGTTTCTTCTTCCACGTACTGTGAGATTGATCGAACCACCTACAA AAAACAGGTCTGTGGCGACCGTGAATTATCCATGGCTTGACAAGTAA
- the LOC105793007 gene encoding APO protein 2, chloroplastic isoform X1 → MSASPSSMRCWVDFNSKNYLSHGKLVCLPPRMGPSMLSYHSRADFLKLNSLTSLSSFQHRNGKLKLQSKPIAPSRKLHQPCALVIRCDHPQNADLPRYYSKKEKKPFPVPIVELRRAARERFKKSRGQPKKPVPPPKNGLIVKSLVPLAYDVFNERITLINNLKKLLKVVKVHACRYCNEIHVGPIGHPFKSCRGHRASIRKGLHEWTYATVEDVFVPVDSYHLYDRLGKRIRHDERFSIPRLPAVVELCIQAGVDLPEFPTKRRRKPIIRIGKSEFVDADESELPDPVPEPPLKPILTEIPDTEIVAPRDEEETIQLAEETLEAWEQMRRGAKKLMRMYPVRVCGYCPEVHVGPSGHKAQNCGAHKHQQRNGQHGWQSAVLDDLIPPRYVWHVPDVNGPPLQRELRSFYGQAPAVVEICVQAGADVPDQYKPTMRLDIGIPTSLREAEMVV, encoded by the exons ATGTCAGCTTCCCCTTCTTCAATGCGCTGCT GGGTGGATTTTAATTCCAAGAATTATCTGTCTCATGGTAAATTAGTGTGTTTGCCTCCCAGAATGGGGCCATCAATGCTTTCATACCATTCCAGAGCTGATTTTCTGAAACTCAATAGCCTTACTTCACTTTCTTCTTTCCAG CATAGGAATGGGAAACTCAAACTTCAGTCAAAGCCTATAGCACCATCAAGAAAGTTACATCAACCATGTGCATTGGTTATTAGATGTGATCACCCTCAAAATGCGGATTTGCCTCGCTATTATTCCAAGAAAGAGAAGAAGCCCTTCCCCGTGCCCATTGTGGAGCTGAGGCGAGCTGCTAGGGAGAGGTTCAAGAAAAGCAGAGGCCAGCCTAAAAAACCAGTTCCACCTCCAAAGAATGGCTTAATTGTTAAAAGCCTAGTACCCCTTGCCTACGATGTGTTCAATGAAAGGATTACATTAATTAACAATCTCAAGAAACTCTTGAAGGTGGTGAAAGTTCATGCTTGCCG TTATTGTAATGAAATTCATGTTGGTCCCATTGGGCATCCATTTAAGTCATGTCGGGGTCACCGTGCTTCCATCCGTAAGGGTCTTCATGAATGGACATATGCAACTGTTGAAGATGTATTCGTGCCAGTTGATTCCTACCACCTATATGATCGCCTTGGAAAGCGTATACGTCATGATGAGAGATTCTCAATTCCTCGGCTTCCTGCAGTTGTTGAGCTCTGCATCCAAGCTGGTGTCGATCTTCCCGAATTTCCAACAAAGAGGAGAAGAAAGCCAATCATTCGGATTGGTAAAAGTGAATTTGTTGATGCCGATGAAAGTGAACTACCAGATCCGGTCCCAGAACCTCCCTTGAAACCCATATTGACTGAAATACCTGATACAGAGATAGTAGCTCCTCGTGATGAAGAGGAAACAATCCAACTTGCTGAGGAAACACTTGAAGCATGGGAACAGATGAGGAGAGGTGCGAAGAAGCTAATGAGGATGTATCCTGTGAGGGTTTGTGGATACTGCCCAGAGGTGCATGTTGGTCCCTCAGGACACAAAGCACAGAATTGTGGTGCCCACAAACACCAGCAACGAAATGGGCAACACGGTTGGCAATCAGCGGTGCTGGATGACTTGATACCTCCAAGATATGTTTGGCATGTGCCTGATGTAAATGGACCGCCATTGCAGCGTGAGCTCAGGTCTTTCTACGGGCAAGCCCCTGCTGTGGTGGAAATTTGTGTGCAGGCTGGTGCTGATGTGCCCGATCAATATAAACCAACCATGAGGTTAGATATTGGGATCCCTACTAGCCTTAGAGAAGCTGAAATGGTAGTCTGA
- the LOC105793007 gene encoding APO protein 2, chloroplastic isoform X2, translated as MSASPSSMRCLCLPPRMGPSMLSYHSRADFLKLNSLTSLSSFQHRNGKLKLQSKPIAPSRKLHQPCALVIRCDHPQNADLPRYYSKKEKKPFPVPIVELRRAARERFKKSRGQPKKPVPPPKNGLIVKSLVPLAYDVFNERITLINNLKKLLKVVKVHACRYCNEIHVGPIGHPFKSCRGHRASIRKGLHEWTYATVEDVFVPVDSYHLYDRLGKRIRHDERFSIPRLPAVVELCIQAGVDLPEFPTKRRRKPIIRIGKSEFVDADESELPDPVPEPPLKPILTEIPDTEIVAPRDEEETIQLAEETLEAWEQMRRGAKKLMRMYPVRVCGYCPEVHVGPSGHKAQNCGAHKHQQRNGQHGWQSAVLDDLIPPRYVWHVPDVNGPPLQRELRSFYGQAPAVVEICVQAGADVPDQYKPTMRLDIGIPTSLREAEMVV; from the exons ATGTCAGCTTCCCCTTCTTCAATGCGCTGCT TGTGTTTGCCTCCCAGAATGGGGCCATCAATGCTTTCATACCATTCCAGAGCTGATTTTCTGAAACTCAATAGCCTTACTTCACTTTCTTCTTTCCAG CATAGGAATGGGAAACTCAAACTTCAGTCAAAGCCTATAGCACCATCAAGAAAGTTACATCAACCATGTGCATTGGTTATTAGATGTGATCACCCTCAAAATGCGGATTTGCCTCGCTATTATTCCAAGAAAGAGAAGAAGCCCTTCCCCGTGCCCATTGTGGAGCTGAGGCGAGCTGCTAGGGAGAGGTTCAAGAAAAGCAGAGGCCAGCCTAAAAAACCAGTTCCACCTCCAAAGAATGGCTTAATTGTTAAAAGCCTAGTACCCCTTGCCTACGATGTGTTCAATGAAAGGATTACATTAATTAACAATCTCAAGAAACTCTTGAAGGTGGTGAAAGTTCATGCTTGCCG TTATTGTAATGAAATTCATGTTGGTCCCATTGGGCATCCATTTAAGTCATGTCGGGGTCACCGTGCTTCCATCCGTAAGGGTCTTCATGAATGGACATATGCAACTGTTGAAGATGTATTCGTGCCAGTTGATTCCTACCACCTATATGATCGCCTTGGAAAGCGTATACGTCATGATGAGAGATTCTCAATTCCTCGGCTTCCTGCAGTTGTTGAGCTCTGCATCCAAGCTGGTGTCGATCTTCCCGAATTTCCAACAAAGAGGAGAAGAAAGCCAATCATTCGGATTGGTAAAAGTGAATTTGTTGATGCCGATGAAAGTGAACTACCAGATCCGGTCCCAGAACCTCCCTTGAAACCCATATTGACTGAAATACCTGATACAGAGATAGTAGCTCCTCGTGATGAAGAGGAAACAATCCAACTTGCTGAGGAAACACTTGAAGCATGGGAACAGATGAGGAGAGGTGCGAAGAAGCTAATGAGGATGTATCCTGTGAGGGTTTGTGGATACTGCCCAGAGGTGCATGTTGGTCCCTCAGGACACAAAGCACAGAATTGTGGTGCCCACAAACACCAGCAACGAAATGGGCAACACGGTTGGCAATCAGCGGTGCTGGATGACTTGATACCTCCAAGATATGTTTGGCATGTGCCTGATGTAAATGGACCGCCATTGCAGCGTGAGCTCAGGTCTTTCTACGGGCAAGCCCCTGCTGTGGTGGAAATTTGTGTGCAGGCTGGTGCTGATGTGCCCGATCAATATAAACCAACCATGAGGTTAGATATTGGGATCCCTACTAGCCTTAGAGAAGCTGAAATGGTAGTCTGA
- the LOC105793007 gene encoding APO protein 2, chloroplastic isoform X3, whose translation MGPSMLSYHSRADFLKLNSLTSLSSFQHRNGKLKLQSKPIAPSRKLHQPCALVIRCDHPQNADLPRYYSKKEKKPFPVPIVELRRAARERFKKSRGQPKKPVPPPKNGLIVKSLVPLAYDVFNERITLINNLKKLLKVVKVHACRYCNEIHVGPIGHPFKSCRGHRASIRKGLHEWTYATVEDVFVPVDSYHLYDRLGKRIRHDERFSIPRLPAVVELCIQAGVDLPEFPTKRRRKPIIRIGKSEFVDADESELPDPVPEPPLKPILTEIPDTEIVAPRDEEETIQLAEETLEAWEQMRRGAKKLMRMYPVRVCGYCPEVHVGPSGHKAQNCGAHKHQQRNGQHGWQSAVLDDLIPPRYVWHVPDVNGPPLQRELRSFYGQAPAVVEICVQAGADVPDQYKPTMRLDIGIPTSLREAEMVV comes from the exons ATGGGGCCATCAATGCTTTCATACCATTCCAGAGCTGATTTTCTGAAACTCAATAGCCTTACTTCACTTTCTTCTTTCCAG CATAGGAATGGGAAACTCAAACTTCAGTCAAAGCCTATAGCACCATCAAGAAAGTTACATCAACCATGTGCATTGGTTATTAGATGTGATCACCCTCAAAATGCGGATTTGCCTCGCTATTATTCCAAGAAAGAGAAGAAGCCCTTCCCCGTGCCCATTGTGGAGCTGAGGCGAGCTGCTAGGGAGAGGTTCAAGAAAAGCAGAGGCCAGCCTAAAAAACCAGTTCCACCTCCAAAGAATGGCTTAATTGTTAAAAGCCTAGTACCCCTTGCCTACGATGTGTTCAATGAAAGGATTACATTAATTAACAATCTCAAGAAACTCTTGAAGGTGGTGAAAGTTCATGCTTGCCG TTATTGTAATGAAATTCATGTTGGTCCCATTGGGCATCCATTTAAGTCATGTCGGGGTCACCGTGCTTCCATCCGTAAGGGTCTTCATGAATGGACATATGCAACTGTTGAAGATGTATTCGTGCCAGTTGATTCCTACCACCTATATGATCGCCTTGGAAAGCGTATACGTCATGATGAGAGATTCTCAATTCCTCGGCTTCCTGCAGTTGTTGAGCTCTGCATCCAAGCTGGTGTCGATCTTCCCGAATTTCCAACAAAGAGGAGAAGAAAGCCAATCATTCGGATTGGTAAAAGTGAATTTGTTGATGCCGATGAAAGTGAACTACCAGATCCGGTCCCAGAACCTCCCTTGAAACCCATATTGACTGAAATACCTGATACAGAGATAGTAGCTCCTCGTGATGAAGAGGAAACAATCCAACTTGCTGAGGAAACACTTGAAGCATGGGAACAGATGAGGAGAGGTGCGAAGAAGCTAATGAGGATGTATCCTGTGAGGGTTTGTGGATACTGCCCAGAGGTGCATGTTGGTCCCTCAGGACACAAAGCACAGAATTGTGGTGCCCACAAACACCAGCAACGAAATGGGCAACACGGTTGGCAATCAGCGGTGCTGGATGACTTGATACCTCCAAGATATGTTTGGCATGTGCCTGATGTAAATGGACCGCCATTGCAGCGTGAGCTCAGGTCTTTCTACGGGCAAGCCCCTGCTGTGGTGGAAATTTGTGTGCAGGCTGGTGCTGATGTGCCCGATCAATATAAACCAACCATGAGGTTAGATATTGGGATCCCTACTAGCCTTAGAGAAGCTGAAATGGTAGTCTGA
- the LOC105793761 gene encoding agamous-like MADS-box protein AGL80 produces MTRKKVKLAYITNDSARKATFKKRKKGLMKKVSELSTLCGIDACAIMYSPYESQPEVWPSAMGVQRVLSKFKKVPEMEQSKKMVNQESFLAQRIAKANEQLKKQCKDNREKEMTHVMFQNLNGKAGILGLNVVDLNDLAWLIDQNLKEIDKRVDALAKTSLNPQGQGGSSSSVTVPPMVTPEVASTGDMVQGEVNNMDWMQRQQWIMELMNTNNNPQTQTHVGFSGEETVFPFGDKIHNVNNGLWSNAFFPWEK; encoded by the coding sequence ATGACGAGAAAGAAAGTGAAGCTTGCCTATATTACCAATGACTCGGCAAGGAAAGCCACcttcaagaaaagaaagaagggtTTAATGAAAAAAGTGAGTGAACTTAGTACCCTTTGTGGTATCGATGCTTGTGCTATTATGTACAGTCCATATGAGTCCCAACCGGAGGTTTGGCCATCGGCTATGGGAGTCCAACGAGTGCTGTCCAAGTTCAAGAAGGTACCCGAGATGGAACAAAGCAAAAAGATGGTGAACCAAGAGAGTTTCCTAGCCCAGAGGATCGCCAAAGCCAATGAGCAGCTCAAGAAGCAGTGCAAGGATAACCGAGAAAAGGAGATGACCCATGTCATGTTCCAGAACCTTAATGGCAAAGCCGGTATCCTTGGATTAAACGTGGTGGACTTGAATGATCTCGCTTGGTTGATCGATCAAAACTTGAAGGAGATCGACAAGAGGGTCGATGCACTTGCTAAAACATCTCTTAATCCCCAAGGCCAAGGGGGTTCATCGTCGTCCGTGACTGTGCCGCCTATGGTAACGCCCGAAGTGGCTAGTACGGGGGACATGGTGCAAGGGGAGGTGAACAACATGGATTGGATGCAGAGGCAACAATGGATCATGGAGCTGATGAATACTAATAATAATCCACAAACACAAACTCATGTGGGATTTAGTGGCGAAGAGACGGTATTCCCATTTGGGGATAAGATTCATAACGTCAACAATGGCCTTTGGTCCAATGCTTTTTTCCCTTGGGAAAAATAg
- the LOC128031858 gene encoding uncharacterized protein LOC128031858 isoform X2: MKKMKGVAASVEYSPYPIYEDQRNRFKHHSLMQDFDDLFKETEAMRKRSQVLKDKKLTLLAEVRFLKRRHKFLMQNLTSNTPAEQSFAHSQNKVIRSKLNTEEKKSTGKERTLGRLATGFDLNQKTEEEEVQASNNSMGVEELKRSSLRIGSDEQHNDIKLSACWNTGNGPNRVGKRKITWQDQVALKV; this comes from the exons atgaagaagatgaaagggGTTGCTGCTTCTGTGGAGTATTCTCCATACCCCATATACGAGGACCAAAGGAACAGGTTCAAGCACCACAGCCTTATGCAAGACTTCGACGACTTGTTCAAG GAAACAGAGGCTATGAGAAAGAGATCGCAGGTtttgaaagataaaaaattGACCCTTTTGGCTGAAGTTCG GTTTTTGAAACGGAGGCACAAGTTCTTGATGCAAAACCTAACTTCGAACACACCGGCCGAACAAAGCTTTGCGCATTCACAAAATAAGGTGATCAGAAGTAAACTAAATACGGAGGAAAAGAAATCGACCGGAAAGGAACGTACTTTGGGGCGCCTAGCTACAGGTTTCGATTTGAACCAGAAG ACAGAGGAGGAAGAAGTACAAGCTAGTAATAACTCAATGGGAGTAGAGGAATTGAAGAGAAGTTCACTTAGAATTGGAAGTGATGAGCAGCACAATGATATTAAACTATCAGCATGCTGGAACACCGGAAACGGCCCGAACCGAGTCGGAAAACGGAAGATCACGTGGCAAGATCAGGTGGCTTTGAAGGTTTAA
- the LOC128031858 gene encoding uncharacterized protein LOC128031858 isoform X1, with the protein MKKMKGVAASVEYSPYPIYEDQRNRFKHHSLMQDFDDLFKETEAMRKRSQVLKDKKLTLLAEVRFLKRRHKFLMQNLTSNTPAEQSFAHSQNKVIRSKLNTEEKKSTGKERTLGRLATGFDLNQKVKTKETTLAHPSPMFDLNQKQQKVFSEKEEVTLRTSLPALDSYQKERPYSEKEATARSMAPVFDLNQISTEEEEVQASNNSMGVEELKRSSLRIGSDEQHNDIKLSACWNTGNGPNRVGKRKITWQDQVALKV; encoded by the exons atgaagaagatgaaagggGTTGCTGCTTCTGTGGAGTATTCTCCATACCCCATATACGAGGACCAAAGGAACAGGTTCAAGCACCACAGCCTTATGCAAGACTTCGACGACTTGTTCAAG GAAACAGAGGCTATGAGAAAGAGATCGCAGGTtttgaaagataaaaaattGACCCTTTTGGCTGAAGTTCG GTTTTTGAAACGGAGGCACAAGTTCTTGATGCAAAACCTAACTTCGAACACACCGGCCGAACAAAGCTTTGCGCATTCACAAAATAAGGTGATCAGAAGTAAACTAAATACGGAGGAAAAGAAATCGACCGGAAAGGAACGTACTTTGGGGCGCCTAGCTACAGGTTTCGATTTGAACCAGAAGGTAAAGACCAAGGAAACCACTTTAGCTCATCCTTCTCCTATGTTTGACTTAAACCAAAAGCAACAGAAAGTTTTCAGCGAAAAGGAGGAAGTTACTTTGCGAACTAGTTTACCGGCTCTCGACTCATACCAGAAGGAAAGGCCTTATAGCGAAAAGGAGGCTACTGCTCGAAGCATGGCGCCGGTTTTCGATTTAAATCAGATTTCG ACAGAGGAGGAAGAAGTACAAGCTAGTAATAACTCAATGGGAGTAGAGGAATTGAAGAGAAGTTCACTTAGAATTGGAAGTGATGAGCAGCACAATGATATTAAACTATCAGCATGCTGGAACACCGGAAACGGCCCGAACCGAGTCGGAAAACGGAAGATCACGTGGCAAGATCAGGTGGCTTTGAAGGTTTAA